TTACAATTCAGATTTGATGATTAATTGATTTGAAAAACCCCTTTtaaacaaatccaaaataaattataggGTTGCACAATCATGTTTAGAAGTTTAAATCTGCCAAAATTTGCTTACTTCTTATGCATAGTTTGTTGTTAAAGAAGCCCTGTCCTACATTTCtctaacatttaattttttcccctaAAGCATGTGTATAGTTTAAATTGTATTCCAGTTGCAGTAACATGCTGTTGTTGTCCATTTTGTCAGGTATCAAGAGTTAGTCCTGCCTCTTGTGTGTAAAGATGACCAAGCTGGGCTTCCTGCGTCTGTCCTATGAGAAACAGGACACCCTGCTGAAGCTGCTCATCCTGTCTATGGCAGCCGTCCTGTGTGAGTGGATAAACATCCCTTTAAGTCAGACTCCCTGCGTGTCAACTGCCCTCTaaatctgtctgtcttgtcATTTTCCTCCAGCGTTCTCCACCAGACTGTTTTCTGTGCTTCGATTCGAGAGCGTCATCCATGAGTTCGATCCGTAAGTGCAGCTTTCTCATCGTTATTGCAGTCCACCAGCATCCAGACGCCTGTTTAAATGGGtttcttgtttgttgttgtttcaggTATTTCAATTACAGAACCACTCGCTTCTTGGCAGAAGAGGGCTTTTACAAATTCCATAACTGGTTTGATGATCGTGCTTGGTATCCACTTGGCAGGATTATAGGAGGCACCATCTACCCGGGTACATATTAATGACACTAATAACAAtattgtggctttttttttttttttttttgccacttttgGTCTGAAACCAAGCACAGAGGTTTGACATTATCATCTGATGGTTGATAGAACTGGCAGAGGTCTAAATGCAAACCATATTTAAAGACTACTTTCAGGCAAAACAGTATAGCAAccatctgttgttgttttttttcccgctACAGGGTTAATGATCACATCTGCGGCTCTATATCATGTGCTACATTTCTTCCACATAACCATTGACATCCGCAATGTTTGTGTGTTCCTCGCTCCTCTCTTCTCGTCCTTCACTGCAATCGTCACCTACCACTTTACCAAAGAGCTCAAGGTGAGATGAACCTCAGCACTCATCCATCACTCGCACACGCTCATTATTTGTCTAGTTATCTTTCAGAACTGAAGTGACAATGCATGTTGCAGGATGCGGGCGCGGGGCTTCTGGCCGCTGCCATGATTGCAGTCGTCCCTGGATACATCTCCCGTTCTGTGGCAGGCTCTTATGATAATGAAGGTACAGTCTTGTCTCAAAGATGCGTGTTCATGATTGATATGGCAAAggttttgatgcatttaaaaaggtcTCGTTAGGAAAAGTTTTAGAATTTGTCAAATATCAGATTTAAAAGGTATACACCTactgatcaaaaaaaaatttttctttcttttgacaaaataattttaattcagaGAGGACACTGAAAATTGCTGAAAAGTTTCAAATGAGCAAAGAATTATGTGAGAATTCtcagcttttattaaaaaaaaaaccttttccaCATTGATGGTtaataagatataaaaaaatatttaaaaaatatgtatttatttacatttactttaaatcaaattttttgaatggtagtgtggataaaaaaaattattcatgatATAGGCCTAGTTACttctatgttgttgtttttttaaaatatgtgttatgtatttttaaaatatgtaaaattttattcattgtttttttttgtgtgtgatttaaagGAATTGCCATTTTCTGCATGCTGTTGACGTACTACATGTGGATCAAAGCAGTGAAGACCGGCTCCATTTATTGGTCGTCCATGTGCGCCCTTGCATATTTTTACATGGTGAGCCACATTTGAGACACATTATCCcagcaaaacaataaattatgtcatttaaatgcacaaaatagcGTAGTGTAAAATACATGGTTTCATTAACACATTAACTTTGTGTGTTGGCATCAGGTGTCCTCCTGGGGCGGTTACGTGTTTCTGATTAACCTCATTCCCCTGCACGTGCTGGTGTTGATGCTCACCGGCCGTTTCTCTCATCGCATCTATGTGGCGTACTGCACAGTCTACTGCCTGGGCACCATCCTCTCCATGCAGATCTCTTTTGTTGGATTCCAGGTAAGTAGCTGAACATCAGTTCCCAAATATGAGTAAATAACAACACGCATTTCTGAATGGAcctcttttcattttctcttcttGTAGCCTGTCCAGTCCTCTGAACACATGGCTGCATTTGGGGTGTTTGGGCTGTGTCAGATTCATGCCTTTGTGGATTACCTGCGGAGCAAACTGAACGCGCAGCAGTTTGAAGTGTTGTTCAAGAGCGTCATTTCGCTGGTCGGTATCGTCCTGCTCTCTGTAGGTGCAGTTCTCATGCTGACAGGTGAGAGGAGATGCTCCCATTCCAAttaatttaggaaaaaaaaattaaataaaaatagcattttatataatattttttcaaatattatatatttttgttcttaaaattttaagcattcatttcttgtttaaaatatgatttttaaaaaaatatatatttctaaacagTTTTTCTTGTATTTGCAAATGTTAGGGAAAATCTCACCTTGGACTGGCCGTTTTTACTCTCTGCTGGATCCATCATATGCCAAAAACAACATCCCCATCATTGCCTCTGTGTCTGAGCACCAGCCCACCACCTGGTCCTCCTACTACTTTGACCTCCAGCTTCTGGTCTTCATGTTTCCAGGTACAGCGCCTTTTGTCTTTCAACCATCAGAGCATTTTcgttattattaactaaaatgatcTTTTCTTGAGTTCTCAGAAGTGGGAGCCGTCTTTGTTGTTTAAATGTCTAGAAGTGGTGAAAGGaacctaaaatatattttttgtgttgtcATTTGCcttaatagcaaaaaaaaatcgaattacTAAGTTAAgtagttttatgtttaaaatgtacgtaaaattttaaactataaaatgaaaatatataaaacgttGCTTGATTTAtgatgaaaacataaaactgaaataaagcaaaaaatatatatattttcagttaaacCTAAATGAAAATTAGGAATAACAACTTGGGTACTAACTGAGATACAAGAATGCTACACTGAAGTAATAAATTGACTGAAacggaaataaaaataaaagcttaaagaaaaatgacaaGTACATAACGCAATcactaaaactttaaattaaaaagataaaaaaaagtatataaaaaatgatacaACAATTACAGTGCATCATGTGTAATAAATCTGCCATATCTTGTTTCTCCAGTTGGTCTTTATTACTGCTTCAACAACCTCTCCGATGCTACAATTTTCATCATCATGTATGGCGTCACCAGCATGTACTTCTCAGCTGTGATGGTAAAACTTTATATCACTCAATATTTGAAGTCAATCTATTAGCATTTCTTGTAAGAAAAGAATCTCTGACtcttgttttctctgttctgcTCAGGTGCGTCTCATGCTGGTCCTGGCTCCCGTCATGTGCATCCTGTCTGGCATCGGTGTTTCTCAGGTCCTCACCACATACATGAAGAACCTGGATGTCAGCCGACAGGACAAAAAGTCCAAGAAGCAGCAGGACTCTACTTACCCAATCAAAAACGAGGTACGGTCAATGTTCTTGATGTTTCTTGGCTGTCCTTACATCGTTGGTTCCCTCTGTGATGCTGGGCTCTGATTGGTCCGTAGGTGGCGAGTGGGATGATTCTGGTTATGGCGTTCTTCCTCATCACGTACACCTTCCACTCCACCTGGGTGACCAGTGAGGCGTACTCCTCTCCGTCCATCGTGCTCTCCGCCCGCGGTGGTGACGGCAGCCGCATCATCTTCGATGACTTCAGAGAGGCGTATTACTGGCTCAGACACAACACACCAGAGGTCAGTGATGCTGACCTTCATGAACTTCCTGCTTCTTTTGATTTCAAGCGTATTTGCTCGTCTCACCTTACTTTTGTGTGTACAGGATGCTAAGGTCATGTCGTGGTGGGATTATGGGTATCAGATAACAGCAATGGCCAATCGAACGATTCTGGTTGACAACAACACTTGGAATAACACTCACATCTCCAGAGTGGGTCAGGTGAGGATGTGGTTTTCTATAGTTGTTTTGCTGTTAACAGTTTTAAACTTTGGACAATACTAAAAATTCCTCTTGTTCTTCACAGGCTATGGCCTCCACTGAGGAGAAAGCCTATGAGATTATGCGAGAACTTGATGTTAGTTACGTTCTGGTGATCTTTGGTGGACTGACGGGATATTCATCAGATGGTACGGGCTCAGATGCATTTTGACCCCCGGAAACAGCTTTGTGGCTCTGAATGTTTGAGTGCTAGTATATGGTTCGGATGGAACCTAAGTAACGTGTAAAGAATGAATACATTCATatggatttgtttgtttagataTTAATAAGTTCCTGTGGATGGTCCGTATCGGGGGCAGCACAGACACAGGGAGGCACATAAAGGAACACGACTACTACACACCCACCGGAGAGTTCCGTGTAGACCGCGAGGGCTCCCCCGTCTTGCTCAACTGCCTCATGTACAAGATGTGTTACTATCGCTTCGGACAGGTCTACACCGAAGCCAGTAAGTATCTTCtgtgctttctttctttaaatgtttaccCTTCTTGATCAGTTAGATGTATGTACCGTTAATgtagttttacaatttttttttctttcatttcttatgaatatattttctgtttctttttttaaatagagacATATTACTTCTTCATATTCTAATTAAGGGATTTGATCTAGTTTAATTAAGAgtgatttatataataaaaatataatactaaaatattttagacataAAATTACTCAGTTAATTAGATGatgaaaaatagatattttcagaaaatattagattttaattttagttttggctatttttttttttgtgattttggtACTGTTATAACTGACATTTATGGAAAGTTAATTGAGTTGCAAATACGGTTTTATGTTGAGTTTAAGGGTTTAAACAAAAAGATGTTGTGTCTAGAATTAAACGCTACATTTACTTTTCTTTCCAGAGCGTCCTCCTGGTTACGACAGAGTTCGCAACGCTGAGATCGGCAACAAGGACTTTGAGCTGGATGTGCTGGAGGAAGCATATACAACAGAGCACTGGCTCGTCAGGATATACAAGGTACATCTGAACTCACCTGTGCATCTTTAACTCTTATTGTTCCTCTAAACTATTTTAACTTCCACTGATGATCTCCTGTTTTACCTCCAGGTCAAAGACCTTGACAACCGTGGCCTCTCAAGAACGTAAAACCCAGAATCTCAAAACCCCCCCCTCTGTCCTGAACACACAGCACTGAACGTCTGCAGCCCCCACACCATGATCTGAGGAGAAAGCGTGAagatttttatacttttgttgTAATTGCTGAAAGAGATTTTCTTTtcgtacctttttttttttttcttggtttgttttttaaatttgattgtCAAATGTGATGTTTACTGGGGGCAGAAGGTGTTAAAGTCATTTCTGCAATCAACTGGCCAGATAACTGTTTGATTTGTCTTTCAATGGGTGAATAAAGGAGTGACTGGGATTCAGTTGATCtgtgtctttctttttaactattaaaatcaTATCCAGATCAGACCCACTACGATATAGACCCATGATCATCACTTGTTAGTCCAAAAACAAGCCACAGAGttgtttttgtacattaaaaaaattattttgtgtacGATCAgaatttacatgttttttttatattcagattattctgttttttcgttcattaatgaaattaatCTTATATTGAACTGCGTACAGTTTATGTAACGGCTGGGCAAAATGACAATACGCATAATGCAAGTGGAAGTTAGTACATTTAAGCTTGCATGCCCTCTGCAGGACTCTAATGTAACTACAGCTGTGGGCTGGTCCTAGTGCAGCGTCATTGTGAGCATGCGCACTGTGTCAAACGAGCGTATGCTTCACAGTGAGCGGCGTGTCAGTGAGGAAGGTGATAAGAGTGGCTTCTTCTGCACACATAACTATAACTAATAGCAATGTGGCGCAAGCTGTTTACCTCCGTCCCTGCTTTCATAGCCCCGAAAGTGCCCTGTCGGAGCTTTAAAATCAGCAGCAGGGCAGCTGAAAAGGACTTCTTTAAAGGTACGACGACTCACTTAATATACGTTTATATATACGTTTAATATACGTGTATCCGTACGTTTATGTTAATGTGGGAGTCGAACCAACCAGGGTAAACTGTAAAGTCATCAAAGTCATCTTTGCCTTTCATTTCTCGCATTTCGAATACTACTATGACAGAAAGGTCAGCTCATTAATATCTATTTGTCCATGTTAGCTTTGTTTTGTAAACTTCCTTGGAGCGTCGAGGCGCgtaatctaattaatattcatgaaccaTGCCTTTCTCGCGGTAGCTGTTAGTTCATTCGCGTATCTGCGAAACACCCGCTTGATTTTCAGCAAATCGGTGAGCTCTACTGGTCGAACACAGTAAAGCgatgtataattaatattcataagtgTTGCCTTTTCACTATAGTAGGATTTGAAAATTCCTTATGAAGTACGGTCTTTCGAAACTGCGTAGTTTATGCTTGGGGTTATCCCCTCCTTCCTAAACTTTACCGGCCAATGACACTCAAGCGTTCGAACTATGGGCGGAGCCACCTTCTATATAGGACGCCGTCATTACCCCCCGAATCTTCTTCACGAGGTAGAACAATAACTAGAAACCCACAAGGCCTTCAAAAATGGCCCAAAAGATGTGCATAGATTAAAAAGTAAAGGCTTGTAAATGTCTGCACACTgacaaacaagaaataaaaaagcacacaaGTGAGATGGAAGTAATTTACTGCATTGAAAAAAAGGCAAACGTTTGTGGTCACATATTGACCCTTTTCAGTTGTTAAGGCCAACATGTGACCGGCCGGGCCCGCACAGAGGCTGTGCTGGATGGTCCTGACTGTCCTTTGTGCAAGCAAAGGACAGTCAAAGCCCTCTCCACAAGGATCTCCGTGATCCTAAACTGTGCACCTCAAAATCCATTGCTTTCGCCACCCGTGGCCATGATGCCACAGGAGAAAAGGCAGAGGCAGCCACATGCAATCGGCCCCTCTGATGAACGCATGTCAACTCTGCATGGCTCGAGCCCCACGCGTTTTCTCATTCTAAGAATGAATGTTCCCCTGGCTCATGTTGGTGGTCCAACTGGGGCAGGAGACATCTACGATGTTTCTCAGGTGACAGGCAGCTCCCCGTCATCAGATGATGAGCAATCTCAGATGCATTATGGAGCACTTCAATCCATCTCTCATTGTTTGGACCCGTGGCGCATGCTTCCAGGAGTGTCAGAGTGGGTGCTGAACATGGTCTTGAATAGGTATACACTTTAGTTTGCTGGCAGACCACCCCTCTTCAGTGACGTGATGATGTCAGATGTGCGGCACAGCGATGAACCAGTTTTACAAGAAGAAATTTGTTCTCTCCTTGCAAAACATGGAATAGAAGAAGTTTCCCTGGAAAATATGGAGTGTGGTCTTTACAGTCGCTACTTCCTTGTTCCCAAAAAAGGCGGAGGTCTTTGCCCTATTCTAGATTGCAGTGAAACATATCCTCGCGCACATTCAGCCTGGGTACTAGGGTAACCCAGAGCCTGGGTTTTCACATCCAAATAGCCCCTTGTATCAGGCACTTTCGAAGAATCGCATTAGAGGGCAAAGCTTACCAATTCAAGATTCTCCCATTTGGCTTGGACCTCGCCCCCAAGGACCTTTGCAAAGTGTATCAATGCAGCTCTGTCCCCTTTTAGGCAGAGTGGAATTTTCATTCTAAATTATCTGGATGACTGGCTTATTATCGTGGAATACACTAGAAAACCACTGATGTCAACTTCTAGACCATCTGAAGCATCTAGGACGGAAAATTAATGTGCAGAAGAGCAAGCTTCGCCCCATGCAGGTTATCACATTGTTAGGAATGGATTTGGACTTTTGCAATTGATGAGAGCACGTCTCTCCCGAGAACGAACACAGTCTTTGATCAGTGCCCTCATCTCGTTCAAACCAGGCAGAGTAGtgattctgaaatgttttcaaaGCCAGTTAGGGTGGATGGCAGTAGCAGCTGTAGTGTGTCAACTTTGGCTGAAATCCTGAGAGGCAAGCAACACATGGAAAAAAAGGTCAGTGGTGAGTCTTAATGACCCCACAAATGCATGCAGACGCTTGCCCCCTGGTCCAACATGAGGACATGAGCAAGCAAGTCTCGATGTGCAGAGTAGTTAGCAGAAAAATTGTCCCTTTGGATGTGTCATTGACTGGCTGGGGAACCCTTTTCGATGGCAGAACTGCTTATGACACTTGAATGAACGCATAAATTACCTAGAGCTAAAGGCTGGTAAAGGATCAACAAGTCCTGATTTGAACGGAAATCACAACTGTGGTATCCTATATCAATCATTTGTTTGCACTCACTTCAAAAGCTGGCTGAGTGCTTTCTCCTTTGGGCGGATAAAAACCTCCTTTGATTTGAGCAGTTAATATTCCCAGCAGTCAGAACTGAGGCACTGACATGCTGTCCAGGGCTGGTCCAGTCCACAGGGAGTGGAGGCTGCACCCTCAAACCATTCAGATGATTTGGAGCCTGTTCAGGAAGGCAAAGATTGATTTGTTTTACTCAGAGGAGAACACGCATTGTCGGTTGTTCTTCTTGATGACAAACCAGCCGTGGTTCCCGAAGTTGGTAGAGCTTCTGACAGCTCCCCCTGTGGTCAATCCTGTTACAAAGATCTCGTTTGGCAGGTCAGCGCAGAGGACAGACGCTAAATATATCTCAGCAACATTTGAATATGATTGCAGAAGCCAGATTTCCATCTACCAGGCATTTGTACAGTCTAAAACGGAAAGTATTTGTTTCAAGGTGCATGACAAAGAATGAGGGCCCAACCAGCTGTAATGTGTCTGTTATTTGGTGTTTTCTGCAAGACTATTTGGAGGCTGGAATCACGTCATCTACCCTAAAAGTGTATGTGGCCGCTGTTTCAGCTTTTCAGCTTGTCGGTAGCAAGCTTTTTAAGAGGCATGTGGAGGTTATGCCCCTTTCACCCAAATATGGTACCAAATATGGTTTGGTATCTGTCTTTGGTGCTAAGTGCACTTTCTGAGCCACCCTTTCAGCAGAGTTAAAGGTGGTCTTGTGCAAAATTGCGCTCTTGCTTGCTTTGGAATATGGTAAAAGAGTGGGACATTTACATGCACTGTCTAGGAATACTGTGTGTATGGAGTTTGGTAGGGATGACTGTATATTCAGACTACAAACCTAGATGGGGTATGCACCTTAAGTGCTTTACACGCAATTTTTGAAGCGCATGTCATCACGCTCCAGGCGTTTACACCTCATCGACACACCCACTGGGCAAAATGTATGTCGATTCAGGATATTTGTCTGGCAGCAGGCTGGTCTTCACACGAGGGAATGAGACACTACGCATAATGCTGTGTTGTAACCCTCAGAGTCTTGAACCAttataaaatcattataaaGATTCTGAGGTAATGACACTGAGCACTGTCCTAGATAGAAGGTGGCTCTGCCCATAGTTTGAATGCTGAAGGATCATTGGCCAGTAAAGTTTACCGCCGCAATCCACTCAGGCTAACAGTCTAAActgggacgcccagacttccctctctccagacacttcctcctagctcttccgggggaacaccgaggtgctcccaggccagccgagagacattgtccctccagcgtgtcctaggtcttccccggggcctcctcccgcttgtcacctaggacctgttttcCTTGGCAGACCCTACCAGGGACATATAGTCCcagacaacctagctcctagggtcattcaggcactcaaacccctacACCATGTTAAGGTGGCGATTCTAGGAGGGGCTAGATTTAACAGTATTTCAgtaattcatttcagttcaaaagtatttatagttataataaataacagtttgtattctttttttattacatttgctCCCTGAATAATCAtagtctgtttctgtttttcttttggggGATAAACTACaataaccaaataaaaaaatgttttttttcttttaatatttgtatgtataaattAGAAATTTACCACAAACCTGCATTACAttaacaaaattacaaacaaaatatggtttcaagaaaatgcaattaatgATAAAACTTCTgctgataaaatatatactttcatATGTCATCTGTAACTCATTGCAGATCTGGACGCTCAGCTCAAGGCGTTTTGGGACAAAGCGTCCAAAGCGTTGCCCGGCAATGACTGGAGCCCGATTGAGTTGACCCCAGGCCTGCCTCCAGAGAGGGCTGATGTGGTGATTGTAGGAGGGGGAGTTGTAGGATGGTCCATCGCATACTGGCTAAAGATGAAGGCGCGATCAAGGGATGGTCTGAGGGTGCTGGTGGTGGAGAAAGACTCTACTGTAAGTTAATTCAAGGGCACTTGGGAGTATGTCTTAAAAACTAGTGAACACGATGCTACAAAGGAGATGTCTAGGTAGGGGCTCAATAAGTTTTGAGACACAGTGTTTGCTATATACTGTGTAATGCTAATAATCATGTATTGAGCCTGTTTTTTAAGGCCactcacaaaaagaaaaacttctTATGTTGTTCTGCTCCCGCCAGAGATCATATCAATGTCTCTGGGAAACAATTACatttagtaaaattaaattacaagcGGCTGTCTgaataaattcaattcaatttgaaAGTTTGAgtgaataaacaaaatgatcCTAGTATAATAATGATATCACCATTATGGTAACACAATCCTCTGTTcagaaaatgcaaagaaataattcatttaaatatatatataaaaaaattgattgtaCCCATTTTGTCagtatcataattttttttaaatgatgaaactAAATTAGATTTTCAATGGAAAGGTTTAATTCAGATGAAATTTAACTGACAGTCTACCCGACTGTTCTCCGATGAGAGAACAATCATGTTTGCTTGTAAACTATCCCATTTGCTcaacaaaaaacttttcttaCTTCTAcacttttcttatttatttattttttttttaaaggggtcatatgatgccaATTTCAGTTGTTACAGTTTCAGTTGCTATAAGCTCTTGGTGCATAAAGAAGATTTATAAACTAATGTcttaaaaccaaagagatattctttctAAATGTTATGACTTACAGAACGGCTCATTTAAACATGCCCCCACTTTGTGATATCACAAGTTGGGGGCGTGTTTTCATAACACTGCCCAAATGcttacacaaagaaagaaggcggagctattattttAGCTGTAGTGCTGGATGTgtcattgtgaaagtgaaaatgctttttttgtgcttccaaaagaagacacaactagaaatcagtggttaagttgtatttacagcacagttccagaacagttcaatacaaatattagaGTTTTATGGAGTTAATGCTGAACCTGGGAGCAGGCTGTGCTAgctgtgcacagagactatGGGGCAATTCTAGCTGTCCGGCATTTCTGACTTATAATCTTTCACGTTAAGTTacgttt
This DNA window, taken from Puntigrus tetrazona isolate hp1 unplaced genomic scaffold, ASM1883169v1 S000000002, whole genome shotgun sequence, encodes the following:
- the stt3a gene encoding dolichyl-diphosphooligosaccharide--protein glycosyltransferase subunit STT3A — translated: MTKLGFLRLSYEKQDTLLKLLILSMAAVLSFSTRLFSVLRFESVIHEFDPYFNYRTTRFLAEEGFYKFHNWFDDRAWYPLGRIIGGTIYPGLMITSAALYHVLHFFHITIDIRNVCVFLAPLFSSFTAIVTYHFTKELKDAGAGLLAAAMIAVVPGYISRSVAGSYDNEGIAIFCMLLTYYMWIKAVKTGSIYWSSMCALAYFYMVSSWGGYVFLINLIPLHVLVLMLTGRFSHRIYVAYCTVYCLGTILSMQISFVGFQPVQSSEHMAAFGVFGLCQIHAFVDYLRSKLNAQQFEVLFKSVISLVGIVLLSVGAVLMLTGKISPWTGRFYSLLDPSYAKNNIPIIASVSEHQPTTWSSYYFDLQLLVFMFPVGLYYCFNNLSDATIFIIMYGVTSMYFSAVMVRLMLVLAPVMCILSGIGVSQVLTTYMKNLDVSRQDKKSKKQQDSTYPIKNEVASGMILVMAFFLITYTFHSTWVTSEAYSSPSIVLSARGGDGSRIIFDDFREAYYWLRHNTPEDAKVMSWWDYGYQITAMANRTILVDNNTWNNTHISRVGQAMASTEEKAYEIMRELDVSYVLVIFGGLTGYSSDDINKFLWMVRIGGSTDTGRHIKEHDYYTPTGEFRVDREGSPVLLNCLMYKMCYYRFGQVYTEAKRPPGYDRVRNAEIGNKDFELDVLEEAYTTEHWLVRIYKVKDLDNRGLSRT